Proteins encoded together in one Amblyomma americanum isolate KBUSLIRL-KWMA chromosome 1, ASM5285725v1, whole genome shotgun sequence window:
- the LOC144113182 gene encoding uncharacterized protein LOC144113182 has protein sequence MLTATSAGAIPIAVIVHSSRTTEGYSAGFELLKHNYPFCFGGCEAPETFMTDNSAAEKAAILEHWPEARQQLCHFHVAQAEWLWLTLGKHGVSPSERKSLMAIFQKIMYANSKDTLEAAKQDLYSQQHKGFIPHVDSLLEREEEWVLLFRLSAKTRGHNTNNYSEVLIRVLKDIILHRTKAFNVATLAEFLSVVWEKYFFHRILDHAHSRMTGHMLLYERLLKKLPKDTEKNIRCNGDGHYVVPSGSSPDSKLYTVYSDISLCTCRSGQQGAFCKHQALVHKVFGGIFPNAPLLTTEARYNLGKLLLGDNFPGIDFFEGLHETQVLQNAACSKAPTDALDCWDTPSTSTAPTTQYSPPESRETSTAQLMNQELEEDPFEALIEAFQHLKAEVGNDPACMKHTARMAKKLKSLPSKQSFVTAMINMSAAVCRVSRCRGKISVQPTSISRRRPGLNKGSKCVPPGRPSKKAKRSHSLCRSVEDNVPAAK, from the exons ATGCTGACAGCAACATCAGCTGGTGCCATACCCATAGCAGTCATTGTGCACAGCAGTCGGACTACTGAGGGCTACTCAGCAGGCTTCGAGCTCCTGAAGCACAACTACCCCTTTTGCTTTGGAGGCTGTGAG GCACCAGAGACTTTTATGACTGATAACAGTGCTGCTGAGAAAGCAGCAATTCTTGAACATTGGCCAGAAGCCAGGCAGCAGCTATGCCACTTTCATGTAGCGCAGGCTGAGTGGCTGTGGCTGACGCTTGGCAAGCATGGTGTCAGCCCAAGTGAAAGGAAGTCACTGATGGCCATTTTTCAAAAG ATCATGTACGCTAATAGCAAAGACACATTGGAGGCCGCCAAGCAAGACCTTTACTCCCAACAGCACAAGGGCTTCATCCCCCACGTCGACTCTCTACTGGAGAGAGAAGAAGAATGGGTGCTTCTCTTCCGACTGTCAGCGAAGACACGAGGCCACAACACAAATAATTATTCAGAGGTCTTGATTAGGGTCCTAAAAGACATAATCTTGCACAGGACAAAAGCGTTTAATGTTGCGACATTAGCTGAATTCCTCTCTGTTGTGTGGGAGAAATATTTTTTCCACAGAATACTAGACCATGCACACTCACGTATGACTGGGCACATGCTCCTCTATGAGAGGCTTTTAAAGAAGCTGCCAAAAGACACCGAAAAAAACATTAGGTGCAACGGAGATGGGCATTATGTCGTCCCAAGTGGCAGCAGTCCAGATAGCAAGCTTTACACTGTGTACTCTGACATCAGCCTGTGCACCTGCCGCTCTGGTCAGCAGGGCGCATTTTGTAAACACCAGGCACTCGTGCACAAAGTGTTTGGTGGGATCTTCCCAAATGCACCTCTGCTGACTACAGAAGCTCGCTACAACCTTGGAAAGCTTTTGCTCGGAGACAACTTTCCTGGCATTGATTTCTTTGAAGGCCTCCACGAGACACAAGTGCTGCAAAATGCTGCGTGCAGCAAGGCTCCCACCGATGCTCTAGACTGTTGGGACACTCCCTCCACTTCAACAGCTCCAACGACCCAATACAGTCCTCCAGAAAGTAGGGAAACTTCCACTGCTCAACTAATGAACCAG GAACTAGAGGAGGACCCTTTCGAAGCCCTCATAGAAGCCTTTCAACACCTGAAGGCTGAAGTTGGAAATGACCCGGCATGCATGAAGCATACAGCCAGAAtggcaaaaaaactgaaaagccTTCCAAGCAAGCAAAGCTTTGTCACGGCAATGATAAACATGTCAGCTGCAGTCTGCAGGGTTTCAAGGTGCCGAGGCAAGATAAGTGTGCAGCCAACAAGCATCTCAAGGAGACGACCTGGCCTGAAcaaaggttcaaaatgtgtcccCCCAGGCAGGCCATcaaagaaggccaagcgcagtcACTCGCTGTGCCGCAGTGTGGAGGACAACGTCCCAGCTGCAAAGTGA